The uncultured Desulfobulbus sp. genome window below encodes:
- the pheS gene encoding phenylalanine--tRNA ligase subunit alpha, giving the protein MESELLRLKQEAGEALDTVKDSAGLEAFRIQYLGRKGGLLTGVMRQLKSVAPEDRPRLGQLANDIKQGVELRFEELKTQLGAGLQSSAAGATDYSLPGRYLPFGKLHPVTQVMEEICSIFEGLGFAVAEGPDVESDYYNFEALNIPPHHPARDMHDTFYVTDSILLRTHTSPMQARIMENQEPPLRYIAPGKVYRCDSDITHTPMFHQVEGFLVDKDVSFADLKGVLTAFTHKMFERDLALRFRPSFFPFTEPSAEVDIACVICGGSGCRVCKRTGWLEILGSGLIDPEVLKMVGYDPDVYSGFAFGLGVERIAMLKYGIDDIRLYYENDLRFLSQF; this is encoded by the coding sequence ATGGAAAGCGAGCTGCTTAGGCTCAAGCAAGAAGCAGGCGAGGCCCTGGATACGGTCAAGGACTCCGCAGGTCTTGAAGCCTTTCGTATCCAGTACCTAGGTCGCAAAGGGGGACTGCTGACCGGAGTCATGCGCCAGTTGAAATCTGTCGCACCGGAAGACCGTCCCCGGCTTGGCCAACTGGCCAATGACATTAAGCAGGGTGTTGAACTGCGTTTTGAAGAATTAAAAACGCAGTTGGGTGCCGGACTGCAGAGTTCTGCTGCCGGTGCCACTGATTACAGTCTGCCTGGACGCTATCTGCCTTTTGGCAAACTCCACCCCGTGACCCAGGTCATGGAGGAAATCTGCTCAATTTTTGAGGGACTTGGGTTTGCTGTTGCTGAAGGCCCGGATGTCGAGAGCGACTACTACAACTTTGAAGCGCTGAACATTCCGCCGCATCATCCGGCCCGTGACATGCACGACACCTTTTACGTCACGGATTCAATCCTCCTGCGTACGCATACTTCACCAATGCAGGCCAGGATTATGGAAAATCAGGAGCCACCGCTGCGCTATATTGCACCGGGTAAGGTGTATCGCTGCGACTCTGATATTACACACACGCCCATGTTCCATCAGGTCGAGGGCTTTCTCGTGGATAAAGACGTCTCCTTTGCGGATCTCAAGGGAGTTCTGACCGCCTTCACCCATAAGATGTTTGAGCGTGATCTGGCCCTTCGCTTTCGTCCCAGCTTTTTTCCGTTTACTGAGCCCAGTGCCGAGGTTGATATTGCCTGCGTTATCTGTGGTGGATCTGGTTGCCGGGTTTGTAAGCGCACTGGATGGCTGGAAATTCTCGGATCAGGACTTATCGATCCTGAGGTCTTGAAAATGGTCGGCTACGATCCGGATGTCTACTCTGGATTTGCTTTTGGGCTTGGCGTTGAACGTATTGCCATGCTCAAGTACGGTATCGACGATATCCGTTTATACTACGAAAACGACCTCCGGTTCCTTTCCCAGTTCTAA
- the rplT gene encoding 50S ribosomal protein L20 produces MPRVTRGFKARRRRNKVLSLAKGFRGGKHRLFRTAAEAVDRALCYAYRDRRVKKREFRALWISRISAAAKQNNVNYSRLINGMSKNSIELDRKVLSNLAIVDPNAFTEVVKASGLAS; encoded by the coding sequence ATGCCTCGTGTAACTCGCGGTTTTAAAGCACGCCGCAGAAGAAATAAAGTATTGTCCCTGGCTAAAGGTTTTCGTGGCGGTAAACATCGTCTGTTTAGAACCGCTGCTGAAGCTGTTGATCGCGCGCTGTGCTACGCATATCGGGATCGTCGCGTTAAAAAACGGGAGTTCCGCGCTCTGTGGATTTCTCGTATCAGCGCAGCTGCCAAACAGAACAATGTGAATTACAGCCGCTTGATTAACGGGATGAGCAAAAATTCCATCGAACTCGATCGGAAAGTGCTCTCCAACCTGGCCATTGTCGATCCTAACGCCTTCACTGAAGTGGTGAAAGCTTCCGGACTGGCTTCCTGA
- the rpmI gene encoding 50S ribosomal protein L35 has translation MPKMKTNRGAAKRFKTTGSGRIRRAKAFTSHILTKKSTKRKRNLRKASLIADVDVKAVRRMLPYA, from the coding sequence ATGCCAAAAATGAAAACCAACCGAGGCGCAGCCAAACGGTTTAAAACCACCGGTTCCGGACGAATTCGTCGTGCCAAGGCGTTTACCTCGCATATCCTCACCAAAAAATCAACCAAGCGTAAACGTAACTTGCGCAAGGCATCTTTGATTGCCGATGTTGATGTAAAAGCAGTACGCAGAATGCTGCCCTACGCCTAA
- the infC gene encoding translation initiation factor IF-3, translating to MITTTPTGGTNIKKRGGRKLPPQQELKIKVNEEIKYKEIRLIDADGTQRGIISVKAALETAHEQGLDLVEVSDKADPPVCRIMNYDKFRYELKKKQQEAKKKQTVIETREIKFRPKTEEHDLNFKIRKIKQFLAEKNKVKVTMRFRGREIIYAQTIGLEALNKIADTLREDCIIIQEPKMEGRQLVMFVGPKA from the coding sequence CTGATCACCACAACACCAACTGGAGGAACGAACATTAAGAAGCGAGGCGGCAGAAAACTTCCCCCCCAGCAGGAACTGAAGATTAAAGTCAATGAGGAGATCAAATACAAAGAGATTCGCCTTATTGATGCTGATGGGACACAGCGTGGAATTATAAGCGTTAAAGCTGCACTTGAAACTGCTCACGAGCAGGGGCTCGACCTGGTTGAGGTCTCCGATAAGGCTGATCCACCCGTTTGTCGTATCATGAATTACGACAAATTCCGCTACGAGCTGAAAAAGAAGCAGCAGGAAGCCAAGAAGAAACAAACCGTAATTGAGACCCGTGAGATCAAGTTCCGCCCCAAAACAGAGGAACATGACCTCAACTTCAAGATACGGAAGATCAAACAGTTTCTTGCGGAGAAAAATAAGGTCAAGGTGACCATGCGCTTCCGGGGTCGGGAAATTATTTACGCCCAGACCATCGGTTTGGAAGCTTTGAACAAAATTGCCGACACGCTGCGGGAAGACTGTATAATCATCCAGGAACCCAAAATGGAAGGACGGCAACTCGTGATGTTCGTTGGACCAAAGGCCTAA
- the thrS gene encoding threonine--tRNA ligase: MAEIQVSVQDGESKAFPQGVTVAEALKELVSGKQRKQSVAVRSNGRLLDLSTTMDQDTVIEPVSIYSEEGLEVLRHSTAHLMALAVKELYGDAVKVAIGPSIEDGFYYDFDREKAFSTDDFEAIEAKMVELVNARIPFERREVSREEAIKFFEELGEPYKLELLQDMDVDSVSLYTHGKFVDLCRGPHVPDASWVKVFKLLRVAGSYWRGDERRPMLTRIYGTAFADKKELKAYLQRLEEARKRDHRKLGKQLGLFTIQDQIGPGLILWQPRGALLRRLLEDYWKDEHYKNDYQLLYTPHIARQDLWKTSGHLDFYGENMYSAMEIDEVEYQLKPMNCPFHIGVYKADKHSYREFPIRWCELGTVYRYERTGALHGLMRVRGFTQDDAHIFCRPDQLEEEIFNIIDLNLHILKTFGFDQYDVYLSTRPEKYVGSDEHWELATQALKQALDKKELDYEIDPGEGVFYGPKIDIKIKDQIGRSWQCSTIQVDFNLPERFQMGYTGDDGAEHQPIMIHRALMGSLERFIGVLIEHYAGAFPLWLAPEQARIMNITDDQAEYCEQVYAKLRAQGVRIEKDLRNEKLNYKIREAQMMKVPYMLIIGEREKEEGTVTVRQKDGKNLPAMTPEAFVDLVIDECRRRDA; this comes from the coding sequence ATGGCAGAAATTCAGGTATCCGTCCAAGATGGTGAAAGTAAGGCGTTTCCGCAGGGTGTGACTGTTGCTGAAGCGCTTAAAGAGCTGGTCTCAGGCAAGCAACGTAAACAATCCGTAGCTGTGCGCAGTAATGGCCGGCTGTTGGATCTGTCGACCACGATGGATCAGGATACTGTTATCGAGCCCGTTTCCATTTATTCTGAAGAGGGGCTTGAGGTTCTGCGTCACTCCACTGCTCACTTGATGGCGTTGGCTGTCAAAGAGCTGTATGGTGATGCGGTGAAGGTCGCAATTGGTCCGTCGATCGAAGATGGCTTTTATTACGATTTTGATCGTGAAAAAGCATTTTCTACCGATGACTTCGAAGCGATCGAAGCCAAGATGGTTGAGCTTGTAAACGCACGAATCCCCTTTGAACGGCGTGAAGTAAGTCGTGAAGAGGCGATAAAGTTCTTTGAAGAGTTGGGCGAGCCCTATAAGCTTGAGCTGCTTCAGGATATGGATGTTGATAGCGTCAGCCTCTATACCCACGGCAAGTTCGTCGATCTGTGCCGAGGGCCGCATGTGCCCGATGCTTCTTGGGTTAAGGTTTTTAAGCTGTTGCGTGTTGCTGGCTCATACTGGCGTGGTGATGAGCGCCGTCCCATGCTGACCCGTATCTACGGGACTGCCTTTGCCGATAAAAAGGAATTAAAAGCCTATCTGCAGCGACTCGAAGAGGCGCGTAAGCGTGATCATCGTAAATTAGGGAAGCAGCTTGGTCTGTTTACCATTCAGGATCAGATTGGCCCCGGGTTGATTTTGTGGCAACCTCGTGGGGCTTTGCTGCGTCGACTGCTCGAGGACTACTGGAAAGACGAGCATTATAAAAACGATTATCAGCTGCTGTATACTCCGCACATCGCACGTCAGGATTTGTGGAAAACCTCAGGTCATCTCGATTTTTATGGCGAGAATATGTACTCTGCCATGGAAATTGACGAAGTTGAGTATCAGCTGAAGCCGATGAACTGCCCGTTTCACATCGGTGTCTACAAGGCTGATAAACACAGTTACCGCGAGTTTCCTATTCGCTGGTGCGAATTGGGAACCGTGTATCGCTACGAGCGAACCGGTGCCCTCCACGGGTTGATGCGTGTTCGTGGCTTTACTCAGGATGATGCCCATATCTTCTGTCGTCCGGATCAGCTTGAAGAGGAAATCTTCAACATTATTGATCTGAACCTGCATATCCTGAAGACATTTGGCTTTGACCAGTATGATGTGTATCTCTCCACCCGCCCGGAGAAATACGTCGGTTCTGACGAGCACTGGGAACTGGCCACCCAGGCCTTGAAACAGGCTTTGGATAAAAAAGAGCTCGATTACGAGATCGATCCTGGCGAAGGCGTATTTTACGGACCCAAGATTGATATCAAAATCAAAGACCAGATCGGTCGTTCCTGGCAATGTTCCACCATCCAGGTCGACTTTAACCTGCCCGAGCGGTTCCAGATGGGGTATACTGGTGATGACGGAGCTGAGCATCAGCCGATCATGATTCACCGGGCTCTTATGGGTTCGCTGGAACGGTTTATCGGCGTGCTCATCGAGCACTACGCCGGAGCATTTCCCCTGTGGCTTGCACCTGAGCAGGCGCGGATTATGAACATCACAGATGATCAAGCCGAGTACTGCGAGCAGGTGTATGCTAAGCTGAGAGCTCAGGGCGTGCGCATCGAAAAAGATTTGCGCAATGAAAAGCTCAACTACAAAATCCGTGAAGCACAGATGATGAAAGTCCCATACATGCTTATTATTGGTGAGCGTGAAAAAGAAGAGGGTACAGTCACTGTGCGGCAAAAAGATGGAAAAAATTTGCCGGCTATGACTCCGGAGGCGTTTGTTGATCTTGTTATTGATGAGTGTCGCCGGCGTGATGCCTGA